Sequence from the Candidatus Endomicrobium procryptotermitis genome:
GCCAGTCTATCCGAAGAACTTTCTTTTAAAGTTTGTAATCGTATAAATACAAAACCGCTTAACATAATAACTCCCAGCGTAAAACCTATGACAGTAAAAAATCTCGTTCTGTTTTCCTTTATTTGTTTTGCCAAAAAATTTACAAATCTGTCTGCCTTTGACATTTTTAGAGACTGCATTTCGTTCATCTCCTTATATGTTCTTTTAATATTTCGATATTATTTCCACCGCATTCTTCTGCATTATTTCATAATAATTTTCTGGTAAACCTGACTCTAGAAGAGTTTTTGCAATCATCTCAGGCGTCAAAATATTTTCGGGAGTGTGAGAATCTGTATTTAAAACAAGTTTAGCTCCCGCTGCAATGCCTATTTGCGCCACTTCTCTATTTGTGGCATTATGACCTTTACGCGTACTAATTTCAAGTTTTATGTTATTTTCAGCTGCGGTTTCCGCTTCTTTTTTAGTTATATGTCCGGGATGCGCAAGGATGTCTATTCTCGCTTCTAAAGCATAAATATTTGTCTCAGGAGGAACGGTTTCAGCGATCGTTTCTCCATGAACGACAATAATTTTTGACCCGAGTTTTCTGCATTCGTCCGCCGCTTCTTTAATAAGTTTAGGAGGAACATAAGTTATTTCCACTCCCGGCAATACAAGAATTCCGTAATTGTTGGTAAGAACTTTAGCAACCTTTATTATTCTTGGTATTACAAAGTCCATATTTGAAAAATCGACATGATCAGTGAGAGCTATCGCTTTGTAACCTTTATATTTTGCTCTGTAAACAAGTTCCGAAGGAAGCAAAACTCCATCAGAAAATAATGTATGAGTATGCAAATCTATCATTTATCTTCTATCTTCCTCATATTTATATATAGTAAAAATAAATTATACAAAGATATTCACATTCAGTCAATTTCATCAAGGTCAAAATAGAGATGTCTCTTTTTTTAGATAAAATAAAGAAGGGGGCATAGAATGAACATTCTCAAAGAAATATAATGAAGGTGAAAGATTTTAGAATAAGTTG
This genomic interval carries:
- a CDS encoding histidinol phosphate phosphatase domain-containing protein — protein: MIDLHTHTLFSDGVLLPSELVYRAKYKGYKAIALTDHVDFSNMDFVIPRIIKVAKVLTNNYGILVLPGVEITYVPPKLIKEAADECRKLGSKIIVVHGETIAETVPPETNIYALEARIDILAHPGHITKKEAETAAENNIKLEISTRKGHNATNREVAQIGIAAGAKLVLNTDSHTPENILTPEMIAKTLLESGLPENYYEIMQKNAVEIISKY